Proteins encoded within one genomic window of Triticum aestivum cultivar Chinese Spring chromosome 2D, IWGSC CS RefSeq v2.1, whole genome shotgun sequence:
- the LOC123052399 gene encoding myosin-3 — MLSAAAVMAPVPAAPKSSLEVLLETIKKRDERPKDEPPALPARPTCRGRLPRARRSPTPPRVHLEDGVAEGAAADTDKKPEAVPDTDKKPEAVNENKPEIEKENTPEVKKEIGGQEAKEGKAVNGRIFGAKRKLCSVEPVDESPYVENLHEERKDAMACKEHPSPYFSSARAKRNGKPVFTDSMDYVLQKKLRVWCSASDEKWELGQIESISGDDVEIHLVNGEVLTLPPERLLPANPDILDGVDDLIQMSYLNEPSVLYNLQYRYSRDLIYTKAGPVLIAINPLKEVPLYGKDFIRKYRQKLTNDPHVYAIADIAFNEMLRDGINQSIIISGESGAGKTETAKIAMQYLAALGGANGMESEVLQTNVILEALGNAKTSRNDNSSRFGKLTEMHFSETGKICGAKIQTFLLEKSRVVRRAPGERSYHIFYQLCSGASPLHRKKLLLRDANYYNYLKQSSCLRIDGVDDAKRFSSLLGALDIVQISGENQMELFSMLAVVLWLGNISFSVIDNENHVEVDSNEGLANAAKLLGCSVPQLVIALSTRKIQAGKENIVQRLTLTQAIDARDALAKSIYAHLFDWIVEQINHSLGTGRQRTRRSISILDIYGFESFNKNGFEQFCINYANERLQQHFNRHLFKLEQEEYLDDGIDWVSVEFVDNTDCLSLFEKKPLGLLSLLDEESTFPKATDLSFANKLKQHLSGNPGFKGEQDGAFKICHYAGEVSYDTTGFLEKNRDPLHTESIQLLSSCKSDLPKDFASVMIAYSQNKSSLSCHLLVDSQKQSVVNKFKAQLFKLMQQLENTSPHFIRCIQPNNKQRPRQFEHDLVLHQLKCCGVFEVVRISRAGYPTRMTHQQFAERYGFLLSHSVASQNPLSISVAVLQQFSIPPEMYQVGYTKLFLRTGQVAALENAKNRMLHGALRIQRNFRGLHTRREYYTLKKGATALQSFVRGEKARFRFDYLFKRWRAAVLIQKYTRRRLAATMFTDQLKNIVVLQSVMRGCLARKKFKCLQEEKESKVINSKVRRDVRNNISQVRLCHEMNGEYPRQPVVTELEGRVSKAEALLRDKEEENAMLKQQLEQYENKWSEYETKMKVMEEAWKKQLSSLQLSLVAAKKSLAADDMVTRAARTDTTPTHAQYDSEDTMSTGTHTPEGTELKYQNHNPEPRLATGNSDRRIDAVNHLAKEFEDRRQVFDDDAGFLVAVKSGQIGSNMNPDDELRKLKDRFATWKKDYKSRLKETKVNLQKVGSHDEKSRKRWWGKKSSK, encoded by the exons ATGCTCTCTGCAGCCGCCGTGATGGCGCCAGTCCCGGCCGCTCCCAAGAGCTCCCTCGAGGTCTTGCTCGAGACCATAAAGAAGCGCGACGAGCGGCCCAAGGATGAGCCGCCGGCATTGCCGGCCCGCCCGACGTGCCGTGGCCGTCTGCCCAGGGCAAGACGGTCGCCGACGCCTCCTAGGGTTCATCTCGAGGATGGAGTGGCAGAGGGTGCTGCAGCGGATACTGACAAGAAGCCGGAAGCTGTACCGGATACTGACAAGAAGCCGGAAGCTGTGAATGAGAATAAGCCAGAGATTGAGAAGGAGAATACGCCAGAGGTCAAGAAGGAGATTGGTGGGCAGGAGGCCAAGGAGGGGAAGGCTGTAAATGGTCGCATCTTTGGGGCCAAGAGAAAGCTATGCAGTGTGGAACCAGTGGACGAGTCTCCATATGTTGAGAACCTCCACGAGGAAAGGAAGGATGCAATGGCCTGCAAGGAGCATCCCTCTCCTTATTTTTCCTCAGCAAGAGCAAAGAGAAATGGGAAGCCAGTGTTTACTGATTCCATGGACTATGTCCTCCAGAAG AAGCTACGGGTTTGGTGTTCTGCATCAGATGAGAAGTGGGAACTTGGACAGATTGAATCAATTTCTGGAGATGACGTCGAAATACACCTTGTTAATGGAGAA GTTTTGACGCTGCCACCAGAAAGACTTTTGCCTGCCAACCCTGATATTCTAGATGGAGTGGATGATTTGATCCAGATGAGCTACTTAAATGAACCTTCTGTCCTTTACAATCTGCAATACCGATACTCTCGTGATCTTATCTAC ACAAAAGCAGGACCTGTTCTGATTGCTATCAACCCACTGAAAGAGGTTCCACTCTATGGGAAAGATTTCATCAGAAAATACAGACAGAAGCTCACAAATGATCCACATGTGTATGCAATTGCTGATATAGCTTTTAATGAAATGCTAAGAG ATGGCATAAACCAATCTATAATAATAAG TGGTGAAAGTGGAGCAGGAAAAACTGAAACAGCTAAAATTGCGATGCAGTATTTGGCTGCTCTAGGGGGAGCTAATGGAATGGAGTCTGAAGTTCTACAGACCAATGTTATTCTGGAAGCATTAGGGAATGCAAAAACATCAAGAAATGATAACTCGAGCCGATTT GGCAAACTTACTGAAATGCACTTTTCTGAAACCGGAAAGATTTGTGGCGCTAAAATACAAACAT TCCTGCTTGAGAAG TCGAGGGTTGTTCGGAGGGCACCAGGAGAGAGATCATATCATATTTTCTATCAGCTGTGCTCTGGAGCTTCTCCTCTTCACAGAA AAAAATTGTTACTGAGAGACGCCAATTACTATAATTACTTGAAGCAGAGTTCTTGCTTGAGAattgatggtgttgatgatgctaaaAGATTTTCATCATTATTG GGTGCATTGGATATTGTTCAGATATCTGGGGAAAACCAGATGGAATTATTTTCTATGCTTGCAGTTGTCTTGTGGCTGGGAAATATTTCATTCTCTGTGATAGACAATGAaaaccatgtggaagttgattcaAATGAAG GGTTGGCTAATGCGGCAAAGCTGTTAGGTTGCAGTGTTCCTCAATTGGTGATTGCTCTCTCAACTCGTAAAATCCAAGCTGGAAAGGAAAATATTGTTCAAAGATTGACGTTAACCCAG GCAATCGATGCAAGGGATGCTCTAGCGAAGTCAATCTATGCTCATCTGTTTGACTGGATTGTTGAGCAAATTAACCACTCGCTTGGAACGGGGAGACAACGTACACgaagatccataagtattttggaTATTTATGGCTTCGAGTCTTTCAAT AAAAATGGCTTTGAACAGTTCTGTATAAATTATGCCAATGAAAGACTGCAACAGCATTTTAACCGACATCTATTCAAACTAGAACAGGAG GAGTACCTGGATGATGGAATTGACTGGGTCAGTGTAGAATTTGTGGACAACACTGACTGTTTATCTCTCTTTGAGAAG AAGCCTCTAGGGCTATTGTCTTTGCTGGATGAAGAGTCTACGTTCCCAAAGGCAACAGATCTTTCCTTTGCTAACAAACTTAAGCAGCACTTGAGTGGAAACCCTGGATTTAAGGGCGAACAGGATGGTGCTTTTAAGATTTGTCATTATGCTGGAGAG GTTTCATATGATACAACTGGGTTCTTGGAGAAGAATAGAGATCCACTGCACACCGAGTCAATTCAATTACTCTCTTCGTGCAAAAGTGATCTTCCAAAAGATTTTGCGTCTGTCATGATTGCTTATTCTCAGAATAAATCAAGTTTGTCATGTCACTTATTAGTTGATTCACAAAAACAAAGTGTTGTGAACAAATTTAAG GCTCAACTATTCAAGCTAATGCAGCAATTAGAGAATACAAGTCCTCATTTCATTCGATGCATCCAGCCAAATAACAAACAACGCCCGAGGCAATTCGAACATGACCTTGTCTTGCACCAGCTTAAATGCTGTGGGGTGTTTGAAGTTGTGAGGATATCAAGAGCAGGCTATCCAACTCGGATGACACACCAACAGTTTGCTGAAAG ATATGGATTTCTTCTCTCTCATTCTGTCGCATCTCAGAATCCACTTAGTATTTCAGTTGCTGTATTACAACAATTCAGTATACCCCCAGAAATGTATCAAGTTGGCTACACAAAATTGTTTCTTCGTACGGGACAG GTTGCtgcactggaaaatgctaaaaACCGGATGCTCCATGGAGCTCTTCGGATTCAGAGAAACTTCCGTGGGTTGCATACTCGACGAGAATATTACACACTGAAGAAAGGAGCAACAGCTTTGCAGTcat TTGTAAGAGGTGAAAAGGCAAGATTTCGATTTGATTACCTTTTCAAGAGATGGAGGGCAGCTGTTCTCATACAGAAGTACACTAGGCGTCGACTTGCAGCCACCATGTTTACTGATCAGCTAAAAAATATTGTTGTTCTACAGTCTG TGATGCGTGGGTGCCTGGCCAGGAAGAAATTCAAGTGCTTGCAGGAAGAAAAGGAATCTAAAGTCATCAACAGCAAAGTTAGAAGGGATGTAAGGAATAATATTTCACAAGTGAGGTTATGCCAT GAAATGAATGGCGAGTATCCTCGCCAACCAGTTGTCACAGAACTCGAGGGGCGCGTTTCGAAAGCTGAGGCTTTATTACGAGACAAAGAGGAAGAAAATGCGATGCTGAAGCAACAATTGGAACAGTATGAGAATAAATGGTCAGAATATGAGACCAAGATGAAAGTTATGGAAGAGGCATGGAAGAAACAGCTCTCTTCTCTGCAG TTGAGTCTTGTGGCTGCTAAGAAGAGCCTAGCTGCTGATGACATGGTCACCCGAGCAGCTCGGACTGATACCACTCCAACGCATGCTCAATACGACTCTGAAGATACAATGTCCACAGGGACCCATACCCCAGAAGGGACAGAGTTGAAATACCAAAACCACAACCCTGAACCTAGACTGGCGACAGGAAACTCAGATAGGCGGATAGATGCTGTGAATCACCTAGCAAAGGAGTTTGAGGACAGGCGACAGGTATTCGACGACGATGCTGGCTTCCTTGTCGCCGTGAAATCCGGACAGATTGGTTCAAATATGAATCCGGACGATGAACTCAGGAAGCTGAAGGACCGGTTCGCTACATGGAAGAAAGACTACAAATCTCGGTTGAAGGAAACGAAGGTAAACCTTCAGAAGGTCGGCAGTCATGACGAGAAATCTCGGAAAAGATGGTGGGGGAAGAAGAGCTCCAAGTGA